A genomic segment from Scytonema millei VB511283 encodes:
- the cobQ gene encoding cobyric acid synthase CobQ, translating into MKSIMIVGTTSHAGKSTIAAAICRILAKRGWRVAPFKGQNMALNAYVTVNGGEIGYAQAVQAWAAGVAPMVEMNPILLKPQGDMCSQVILKGKAVGRVNAADYYEQFFQPGWQAIEESLRHLSAEFDMIVCEGAGSPAEINLKHRDLANMRIAKYLNAPTLLVVDIDRGGAFAHVVGTLELLEPEERSLVRGIIINKFRGQRSILEPGIKWLEERTGIPVIGVIPWLEHSFPAEDSLDLFERKPSRAKGELNIVVIRLPRISNFTDFDPLESEPCIGLRYLSPKHELGHPDAVILPGTKTTIADLLVLHKTGMAKSIQNYAAAGGTVLGICGGFQILGQQLADPEGLEGEAGRYPGLGLLPIKTAITMHKIARQRQVISNFPQAGLPVTGYEIHQGRSRLIELPPTQANDYQPLFDDTGLGMVDSSQSVWGTYLHGIFDNGPWRRAWLNRLRQQRGLKSLPTGISNYREQREAMLDSLAGMVETHLDLSSVLSP; encoded by the coding sequence ATGAAATCAATCATGATCGTGGGAACGACATCCCATGCTGGAAAATCAACGATCGCAGCTGCAATTTGTCGCATTTTAGCCAAACGTGGCTGGCGTGTAGCGCCCTTTAAAGGACAAAATATGGCGCTGAATGCTTACGTTACCGTTAATGGTGGCGAAATTGGTTATGCCCAAGCGGTGCAAGCGTGGGCGGCTGGCGTTGCTCCAATGGTAGAGATGAACCCAATCTTGCTCAAACCCCAAGGGGATATGTGTTCTCAGGTGATCCTCAAAGGTAAGGCTGTGGGAAGAGTCAACGCAGCAGACTACTACGAGCAATTTTTTCAACCAGGATGGCAGGCAATTGAGGAATCTCTGCGCCATCTGTCAGCAGAATTTGACATGATCGTGTGCGAGGGGGCAGGTAGTCCGGCAGAAATTAACCTCAAGCACCGCGATTTAGCAAATATGCGGATCGCCAAGTATTTGAACGCGCCAACGTTACTCGTCGTAGATATCGATCGCGGTGGTGCTTTTGCCCATGTCGTAGGCACGCTAGAATTACTCGAACCAGAGGAACGCAGTTTAGTGCGCGGCATTATCATTAATAAATTTCGCGGACAGCGATCGATCTTAGAACCAGGTATTAAATGGCTGGAAGAACGGACGGGAATCCCCGTCATCGGTGTCATTCCCTGGCTGGAGCATTCATTTCCCGCTGAAGATTCCCTCGATTTGTTTGAACGCAAGCCCTCTCGGGCTAAAGGCGAACTCAATATTGTCGTAATTCGCCTGCCGCGAATTTCTAACTTTACCGACTTCGATCCGTTAGAATCTGAACCCTGTATTGGTTTGAGATATCTCAGCCCCAAACACGAATTAGGACATCCAGATGCGGTTATTCTTCCAGGGACGAAAACCACGATCGCCGATTTACTCGTCCTGCACAAAACTGGGATGGCAAAGTCAATTCAAAACTATGCGGCGGCTGGGGGAACGGTTTTAGGTATCTGCGGCGGCTTCCAAATTTTGGGGCAACAGCTAGCCGACCCAGAAGGGCTAGAGGGCGAAGCTGGTAGGTATCCAGGTTTAGGCTTGCTGCCAATCAAGACGGCAATCACGATGCATAAAATTGCTCGCCAGCGTCAAGTCATATCGAATTTTCCGCAGGCAGGATTGCCCGTGACAGGGTATGAAATTCACCAAGGGCGATCGCGATTAATAGAATTACCCCCCACCCAAGCCAACGACTATCAACCCTTGTTTGACGATACCGGTCTTGGCATGGTAGATAGTAGTCAATCAGTCTGGGGAACATATCTGCACGGAATTTTCGATAATGGACCTTGGCGGAGGGCTTGGTTAAATCGCCTGCGGCAACAAAGGGGACTCAAATCTCTACCGACAGGTATTTCTAATTATCGCGAGCAGCGAGAAGCAATGCTCGACTCCCTAGCAGGTATGGTAGAAACCCATCTAGACTTATCCTCTGTTTTGTCGCCTTAA
- a CDS encoding MFS transporter — translation MQQTNSSPVKITLLVVSTLTVMAGATIAPSLPAMKQHFSTVPNADYWVRLVLTAPALFIAVAAPLVGVTIDKLGRKPVLIIALLVYGLAGSSGLWLNAIGFILFGRALLGLSVAGVMVTATALIADYYTGKARGQFLGIQAAFMALGGVVFLTLGGFLADINWRMPFFIYLIALVLVPCVVLLLPEPNRTKVAGANVADEPTSLATGLVVLTYAIALISQIVFYLIPVQLPFHLQQLLQASSSQSGLAIALATGCSAVSSLLYQRVKARLSFISIYGIAFLNMALGYELLSFGAGYAVILLGLAIAGLGLGLLMPNMNFCLTSIAPGVARGKVLGGLTTSFFLGQFLSPIVSQPLTNFVGIAGTYRTAGIVMGIMAIAALVFLMRAKIAAKS, via the coding sequence ATGCAGCAAACTAACTCGTCCCCTGTCAAAATCACCTTGCTAGTTGTCAGTACGCTGACTGTCATGGCGGGTGCAACAATTGCACCTTCGCTACCAGCGATGAAGCAGCACTTTAGCACCGTGCCGAATGCAGACTACTGGGTAAGGTTAGTCTTGACAGCTCCAGCCCTATTTATTGCCGTGGCTGCGCCGCTTGTTGGCGTGACAATCGATAAATTGGGACGCAAACCCGTGTTAATCATTGCCTTACTCGTATACGGGTTGGCAGGTAGTTCGGGGCTGTGGTTGAATGCAATCGGCTTTATCCTGTTCGGACGGGCATTATTGGGTTTGAGTGTGGCTGGGGTAATGGTAACGGCGACAGCGTTGATTGCAGATTACTACACGGGTAAGGCGAGAGGGCAGTTTTTGGGTATCCAAGCTGCTTTTATGGCATTAGGAGGGGTCGTTTTCCTAACTTTAGGCGGCTTTCTTGCCGATATTAATTGGCGGATGCCCTTTTTTATCTACTTAATTGCCCTAGTTTTAGTACCGTGCGTCGTATTGTTGCTACCGGAACCGAACCGTACAAAGGTTGCTGGAGCTAACGTTGCAGACGAACCAACCAGCTTGGCGACTGGTTTAGTGGTGTTGACTTATGCGATCGCCCTAATCTCGCAAATCGTATTTTATCTAATTCCCGTCCAACTCCCCTTTCACTTACAGCAATTACTACAGGCAAGCAGTTCTCAAAGCGGATTAGCGATCGCCCTTGCAACTGGGTGTTCTGCGGTTAGCTCGTTATTGTACCAGCGTGTTAAAGCCCGCCTCAGCTTTATTAGCATTTATGGCATTGCTTTTTTAAACATGGCGTTGGGATACGAATTGCTCAGTTTTGGCGCAGGTTATGCGGTGATTCTCTTAGGATTAGCGATCGCGGGTTTAGGTTTGGGTTTACTCATGCCAAATATGAACTTTTGCCTCACTTCAATCGCTCCTGGTGTAGCCCGTGGAAAAGTTTTAGGTGGATTAACGACTAGCTTTTTTTTGGGGCAATTTCTCTCGCCCATTGTCAGCCAGCCTTTGACTAACTTCGTAGGAATAGCTGGAACTTACAGAACTGCTGGAATCGTGATGGGGATAATGGCTATAGCTGCCTTAGTATTTTTGATGCGGGCTAAAATAGCAGCCAAAAGTTAA
- a CDS encoding 2Fe-2S iron-sulfur cluster-binding protein: MTVRVNFLPDDVTVEATVGEPLLDVADRAGVVIPTGCMMGSCHACEVEIDGDNTVCACITAVPPGQKQLTIDLYFDPAW; encoded by the coding sequence ATGACTGTGCGAGTCAATTTTTTACCCGATGATGTCACTGTAGAAGCCACAGTCGGAGAACCATTGTTAGATGTAGCAGACCGAGCGGGGGTTGTCATCCCCACCGGCTGTATGATGGGTTCCTGTCACGCTTGCGAAGTCGAGATCGATGGGGACAATACAGTATGCGCTTGTATTACTGCTGTACCACCTGGACAGAAACAGTTGACGATCGATCTTTATTTCGATCCAGCGTGGTGA
- a CDS encoding Npun_F0494 family protein encodes MTNANTSNARPFFYPNRTLERARRALICSSFNLHLFQAMIAQSVPVMAIAGNSGMEKGYSQRPLTELAVDNELFWLIQVGILRREVDGQGITDSFRLTPLGRQLVERYAQHGKWDTPTWRDRLYNTLSRWLRLPF; translated from the coding sequence ATGACTAATGCGAATACTAGCAACGCCAGACCGTTTTTCTACCCCAACCGCACCTTAGAGCGGGCGCGTCGGGCGCTGATTTGTTCTAGTTTTAACTTACACTTATTCCAGGCAATGATAGCTCAAAGCGTGCCAGTCATGGCGATCGCAGGCAACTCTGGTATGGAAAAAGGCTATAGCCAACGCCCATTAACAGAACTTGCAGTAGACAACGAACTCTTTTGGCTGATTCAAGTCGGCATTTTGCGACGCGAGGTAGACGGACAGGGAATCACAGATAGTTTTCGGCTCACGCCTCTGGGCAGACAGCTAGTAGAGCGATACGCTCAGCATGGTAAGTGGGATACTCCAACGTGGCGCGATCGCCTTTACAATACCCTGAGTCGCTGGCTGCGACTGCCTTTTTAG
- a CDS encoding amino acid ABC transporter substrate-binding protein — protein MGVALVATPLAACSQFYSQSPQPQGTAQTGSPAAGGGGGTLDAAKSRGRLACGVSGTLPGFSYVDQAGKYSGLDVDICRAIAAALFDDPNAVDFRNLNAKERFTALQAGEVDILSRNTTWTMSRDTSVGLEFLPVTFYDGQGVMVKKSAGTKDLKGLQGKAVCMETGTTTEQNFADQMRKIGVKYTPLVFEDANAVYAAYEQGRCQAVSTDRSGLVSRRTTLKNPQDNIILDALLSKEPLTPAVKNGDSRWFDAVKWTIFGLIEAEELGINSQNIDQFAKSQDPVVKRLLGTEGNLGQGAGLPNDFVARAVRKVGNYGEIYNRNLGPGTPFNLPRGQNDIWEKGGLHYAPPFR, from the coding sequence GTGGGTGTTGCGCTGGTAGCAACTCCTTTAGCTGCTTGCAGCCAATTTTATTCTCAGTCACCACAGCCACAGGGAACCGCCCAAACAGGCAGCCCAGCCGCAGGGGGGGGAGGGGGTACATTAGATGCAGCTAAGTCTCGCGGCAGGCTGGCGTGCGGTGTCAGTGGTACTTTACCAGGATTTAGCTACGTAGACCAAGCAGGTAAGTATTCTGGACTCGACGTGGATATCTGTCGGGCGATCGCAGCGGCTTTATTTGACGATCCGAATGCTGTCGATTTCCGCAATCTGAACGCAAAAGAGAGATTCACTGCCCTGCAAGCGGGAGAAGTCGATATCCTCAGCCGTAATACGACTTGGACGATGAGTCGCGATACTTCGGTAGGGCTGGAGTTTCTTCCCGTGACGTTTTATGACGGTCAGGGCGTAATGGTGAAGAAATCTGCTGGGACAAAAGACTTGAAGGGTTTGCAGGGTAAAGCTGTTTGCATGGAGACGGGAACCACTACCGAGCAAAACTTCGCCGATCAGATGCGTAAAATTGGAGTGAAATACACCCCCCTAGTATTTGAAGATGCTAATGCCGTTTACGCAGCATACGAACAGGGTCGGTGTCAGGCTGTGAGTACCGATCGCTCTGGATTGGTATCCCGTCGAACAACACTGAAAAATCCGCAAGATAATATTATTCTAGATGCGCTTTTATCCAAAGAACCACTCACGCCAGCCGTGAAAAACGGAGACTCTCGCTGGTTTGATGCAGTTAAGTGGACGATCTTTGGTTTAATTGAAGCCGAAGAACTGGGGATTAATTCTCAAAACATCGACCAATTCGCCAAAAGCCAAGACCCAGTTGTCAAAAGATTGCTAGGCACGGAAGGAAATTTAGGTCAAGGTGCGGGTTTACCGAATGATTTTGTTGCCCGTGCGGTGAGGAAAGTCGGCAACTACGGCGAGATTTACAACCGTAATCTTGGACCTGGCACGCCATTCAATTTACCACGCGGTCAGAACGATATCTGGGAGAAAGGTGGCTTACATTATGCTCCACCGTTCAGGTAA
- a CDS encoding CsgG/HfaB family protein produces MRTHVKLATRSLNLLCVFGLLSTTNLTLLTPKVHAQIPEKTETNQIANQTQTTQRQRVAVLDFDFADTGSVNFANIFGGASPAQGVSNLITNALVKDGSYSVIERSKIDAILQEQNLGASGRINPETAAQIGRVLGVDAVIIGAVTQFNIEANNSGNGFCVFGVCSAKQKSRAIVQIDARLVSTTTAEILAATQGKGEVDKKSKALNVGGIYHESKNADPETLLSAAAELAVNEITREIVASASKVTTAASFTPNVNAVVADVTNNLVTINKGQEAGLKTGMKISVERVAKEIKDPETGKTLRALTSPIGTIELTEVGQGFATGKVTNGTGFKRGDMAKAGQ; encoded by the coding sequence ATGCGAACTCATGTGAAATTAGCGACTCGTTCGCTGAATTTGTTATGTGTTTTTGGTTTATTGAGTACGACTAATTTAACTTTGCTGACACCTAAAGTTCATGCTCAAATTCCCGAAAAAACTGAAACTAACCAAATAGCTAACCAAACACAAACAACGCAACGTCAGCGAGTTGCCGTACTAGACTTTGATTTTGCCGATACTGGCAGTGTTAATTTTGCTAATATCTTTGGTGGTGCTAGCCCAGCCCAAGGAGTGAGTAACTTAATTACAAATGCATTAGTGAAAGATGGTTCTTATAGTGTCATCGAACGGAGTAAAATTGACGCTATTTTACAGGAACAAAACTTAGGTGCTTCGGGACGGATAAATCCAGAAACCGCTGCTCAAATTGGTAGAGTTTTGGGAGTTGATGCTGTCATAATTGGTGCGGTGACTCAATTTAATATTGAAGCAAATAATTCTGGTAACGGCTTTTGCGTTTTTGGAGTTTGTTCGGCTAAACAAAAAAGTCGGGCGATCGTGCAAATTGATGCTAGACTCGTCAGCACGACTACCGCAGAAATTCTCGCAGCAACTCAAGGTAAAGGAGAAGTTGATAAAAAAAGTAAAGCTTTAAATGTGGGTGGTATTTATCACGAGTCAAAAAATGCCGATCCTGAAACTTTATTGAGTGCAGCCGCAGAACTCGCTGTCAATGAAATTACCCGAGAAATCGTTGCTTCTGCCTCCAAAGTGACTACAGCAGCTTCGTTTACACCGAATGTTAATGCTGTAGTTGCTGATGTCACCAATAATTTAGTCACAATTAACAAAGGACAGGAAGCAGGCTTAAAAACAGGAATGAAAATCTCGGTCGAGCGAGTAGCTAAAGAAATTAAAGACCCTGAAACTGGCAAAACTCTCCGTGCTTTAACGTCTCCGATTGGTACGATTGAATTAACAGAAGTCGGTCAAGGTTTTGCCACTGGTAAAGTTACAAATGGTACGGGTTTTAAACGAGGAGATATGGCAAAAGCCGGACAATAG
- a CDS encoding DUF1295 domain-containing protein: protein MQNTADAGTSAITQLTAINAAKVLTVICLTICAIVFGISDLRQVIYLCLHVSYCLWWLLEQWFFPNRRQIFNEPIGVGGFSFTLIFVGVFYTLPGYLAFTNPTPISALAIAIAIPLYIFGTLINTTADVQKLTAKQYGVGLVQDGVWRFSRNINYFGDLIRYLSFSVVAGSLWAYLVPGTITLLYLQRISQKEQTMSDKYGEYAAYQESSSRLIPFLW from the coding sequence ATGCAAAATACAGCTGATGCTGGAACGAGTGCAATAACTCAACTGACAGCAATTAATGCAGCTAAGGTGCTGACGGTTATTTGCCTAACAATTTGTGCAATCGTTTTTGGCATATCCGACTTACGCCAAGTTATCTATCTTTGTTTACACGTTAGCTATTGTCTATGGTGGCTGCTAGAACAGTGGTTCTTTCCTAACCGACGACAGATATTTAACGAACCCATAGGAGTAGGAGGTTTTAGCTTCACTTTGATATTTGTCGGAGTATTCTATACCTTACCTGGATATTTGGCATTTACCAACCCAACACCTATTTCTGCACTTGCAATAGCGATCGCCATACCACTTTACATCTTCGGGACTCTAATTAATACCACTGCTGACGTACAAAAACTAACTGCTAAGCAATACGGGGTAGGTTTAGTGCAGGATGGAGTTTGGAGATTTTCCCGCAATATTAACTACTTCGGTGATTTGATACGCTATCTCAGTTTTAGCGTCGTTGCGGGTTCTTTATGGGCTTATCTCGTACCAGGAACTATTACCCTCCTCTATCTCCAGCGGATTTCTCAGAAAGAACAAACTATGTCTGACAAGTATGGCGAGTATGCAGCGTATCAAGAGTCTAGCAGCCGCTTGATTCCTTTTCTTTGGTGA
- a CDS encoding YdcF family protein: MLLLPTLLWLGYKEVKSQLEPYQAILVLGGSVQREKFAIEFARNKPDLPIWVSGGSPKEYARNLFTQAGVDRSRLHLDYQAVDTVTNFTTLVGEFQKRGIKKIYLITSDYHMRRAETIGQIVLGSRGIDFTPISVPSKRSPEPYNKTIRDGGRALLWVLTGRTGSTLTKR, from the coding sequence ATGCTACTACTGCCTACCTTATTGTGGCTGGGATACAAAGAGGTGAAAAGCCAGTTGGAGCCATATCAAGCAATTCTCGTCCTCGGCGGTTCAGTCCAACGAGAGAAGTTTGCGATTGAATTTGCACGGAACAAGCCAGATTTACCAATTTGGGTTTCTGGTGGAAGTCCGAAAGAATACGCCCGTAATTTATTTACCCAAGCTGGTGTCGATCGCAGTCGCTTGCATTTAGACTACCAGGCAGTCGATACGGTCACAAACTTTACTACTTTAGTCGGCGAGTTTCAAAAGCGGGGCATCAAGAAGATCTACCTGATCACGTCTGATTATCATATGCGCCGTGCCGAAACAATCGGTCAAATTGTCTTAGGTAGTCGTGGGATTGATTTTACCCCGATTTCCGTTCCCTCCAAGCGATCGCCAGAACCCTACAACAAAACCATCCGCGACGGAGGTAGAGCTTTGCTCTGGGTGCTGACAGGACGCACGGGTTCGACATTGACGAAAAGATAA
- a CDS encoding ZIP family metal transporter, whose amino-acid sequence MNVVLVGFLASLLAGLATFVGALPILLPINLTQRIQGIMLGFGGGVMLAATAFSLIVPGTEAAENIGYSRAIAALIMVIGILLGGLFLQIAHHALPHEHFFKGRENCRGKSMKQIWLFIAAITIHNFPEGLAVGVSFGSGNIEQGLPVAVGIGLQNMPEGLVVALSLISERYSTSYALGVSLLTGLVEPLGGLVGAGVASIAQFVLPWAMAFAAGAMLFVISDDIIPESHRKGLETEGTIGVMLGFVVMMFLDIALGG is encoded by the coding sequence ATGAACGTCGTTCTGGTTGGATTTCTTGCTAGTCTACTCGCTGGACTGGCAACTTTTGTTGGAGCTTTACCAATTTTACTACCAATTAATTTGACCCAGAGAATCCAGGGAATTATGTTGGGGTTTGGTGGGGGAGTCATGTTAGCAGCTACAGCTTTTTCTCTCATCGTTCCAGGCACGGAAGCAGCAGAAAACATTGGTTATTCCAGGGCGATCGCTGCTTTAATTATGGTTATAGGTATTTTGTTGGGCGGATTGTTTTTACAAATTGCCCACCATGCTTTACCGCACGAACATTTTTTCAAAGGGCGAGAAAATTGTCGAGGTAAAAGTATGAAACAAATTTGGTTATTTATCGCCGCAATTACAATTCATAACTTTCCTGAAGGATTAGCTGTGGGAGTCAGTTTTGGAAGTGGAAATATCGAACAAGGGCTACCTGTTGCTGTAGGTATTGGCTTACAAAATATGCCAGAAGGTTTAGTAGTAGCCCTCTCATTAATCTCAGAAAGATATTCTACTAGCTATGCTTTAGGAGTTTCTCTACTTACGGGTTTAGTAGAGCCTTTGGGCGGTTTAGTTGGTGCTGGCGTAGCAAGTATAGCTCAGTTTGTTTTACCCTGGGCAATGGCATTTGCAGCCGGAGCAATGCTATTCGTAATCAGCGACGATATTATCCCCGAATCGCACCGTAAAGGATTAGAAACAGAGGGAACTATTGGTGTCATGTTAGGTTTTGTGGTAATGATGTTTTTAGATATTGCATTAGGTGGATAG
- a CDS encoding DUF192 domain-containing protein, with product MLTATQKKHRKISANNAFCIVTLVSGLLLLIIQAQIEKQPQSLPVSAKAQISGQEIDLEVAQTAQQQSMGLMYRGELSQTRGMLYTIDPPRPVKVSMQNMRFPVDVVYLQNGQIAAIQVEAQPCDAIACHTYSSKATVDQMIQLRSGATAELGLEVGDRVPIQFLDGEIPRT from the coding sequence ATGTTAACTGCAACCCAGAAGAAGCACCGGAAGATTTCAGCTAATAATGCTTTTTGCATAGTTACATTGGTGAGCGGTCTGCTTTTACTAATAATTCAAGCTCAAATTGAAAAACAACCACAATCTCTACCTGTAAGTGCGAAAGCGCAAATTTCTGGACAAGAAATTGACTTGGAAGTTGCTCAAACAGCGCAGCAACAATCTATGGGACTGATGTACCGTGGCGAACTTTCACAGACAAGAGGAATGCTGTATACTATCGATCCGCCTCGCCCAGTTAAGGTCTCAATGCAAAATATGCGCTTCCCCGTGGATGTCGTCTATTTACAAAACGGACAGATCGCAGCCATTCAAGTAGAGGCACAGCCTTGCGATGCAATTGCTTGCCATACGTATAGTTCAAAGGCAACGGTAGACCAAATGATTCAGCTACGAAGTGGCGCGACGGCAGAATTAGGACTAGAAGTAGGCGATCGCGTGCCAATTCAGTTCTTAGATGGTGAAATCCCCAGAACTTAG
- a CDS encoding pentapeptide repeat-containing protein, which translates to MAQVNRRKMSLYNEAKAGLSSLVKQTATVFLGLLVLLIVTSGSPPASIMGLLVLVGVGFVSWTEKRRLIESEEADLKPPTAISHSLTVEGKQRNIDLTNPEIRVRLKFSPNKLAVEDKCYGNTPKSLKPQEFLYLSKQIMEAQTDDFIELAKVAGLDPLKDFVKADLRNVDLSNANLTGINLSAAYLGKANLSGANLRNANLSNTVLFHTDLSNANLSNANLSSTIVYGANLSFAKLDGAKVEGSRFGWNIGLTEDLKRDLQQRGAVFEDSAGDRKPIST; encoded by the coding sequence ATGGCTCAGGTCAACCGTAGAAAGATGAGTTTGTATAATGAAGCCAAAGCTGGACTTAGTTCGTTGGTCAAGCAAACAGCTACAGTCTTTTTGGGTTTGCTGGTCTTATTAATAGTCACAAGCGGTAGTCCACCAGCCTCTATTATGGGATTATTGGTCTTGGTCGGTGTTGGTTTTGTATCTTGGACGGAGAAGAGGCGGCTTATAGAGTCAGAAGAAGCTGATTTAAAGCCACCCACAGCAATCTCTCACAGCTTAACAGTTGAGGGAAAACAGCGTAACATAGATTTGACAAATCCTGAGATCCGAGTACGACTAAAGTTTAGCCCAAACAAGCTAGCAGTCGAAGATAAATGCTATGGAAATACACCAAAGTCACTAAAACCTCAAGAATTTCTCTATCTGAGCAAACAAATTATGGAGGCGCAAACAGATGACTTTATTGAGCTAGCGAAAGTTGCTGGTTTAGACCCTTTAAAAGACTTTGTTAAAGCCGATTTAAGAAATGTGGATCTGAGTAATGCTAACTTAACGGGAATCAACCTGAGTGCTGCATACTTAGGTAAGGCTAACCTTAGTGGTGCTAATCTGAGAAACGCTAACTTGAGCAACACAGTTTTATTTCATACTGACCTCAGTAATGCTAACCTGAGTAATGCTAACTTGAGTAGTACTATAGTATACGGCGCTAATTTGAGCTTTGCTAAGCTTGATGGCGCAAAGGTAGAAGGTAGCAGATTTGGTTGGAATATAGGACTCACCGAAGACTTAAAGCGTGACTTGCAGCAAAGAGGTGCAGTGTTTGAAGATTCTGCGGGCGATCGCAAGCCAATCTCAACTTAG
- the uvsE gene encoding UV DNA damage repair endonuclease UvsE, whose product MIIDSSSTKLLSRASDRSKLGLVCITVSKAVRYRTMTRTRYLKLSAAERETVLRELYLSNLTRLDAAISFCQTNQIFLYRMPSGLFPLSDMEDGIGQAILAEMAADLAAVGTRSQLLGIRMVLHPDQFVVLSSDSPQVVENSIKILTQHAQIMDLLSLPRSAWACMNIHGGKAQRTAQLVQVVNRLPEAIKSRLTFENDEYAYSAEEILAVCQQAKVPMVFDAHHHICHEKLESYDHPSVAEMFYAARSTWENPDWQLVHISNGEAAFGDRQHSEFITVMPSIYREAPWIEIEAKAKEEAIAALTNNNW is encoded by the coding sequence ATGATTATCGATTCAAGCAGTACAAAATTATTATCTCGCGCCAGCGATCGCTCTAAATTGGGTTTAGTTTGTATCACCGTTTCTAAAGCAGTCCGCTATCGTACCATGACGCGGACGCGCTACCTCAAGTTGAGTGCAGCAGAACGGGAAACTGTCTTGCGAGAACTGTATCTAAGCAATTTAACTCGCTTGGATGCGGCAATATCTTTTTGTCAAACAAACCAAATCTTCCTCTATCGAATGCCTTCGGGTTTGTTTCCCCTGAGTGACATGGAAGACGGCATCGGACAAGCTATCTTAGCAGAAATGGCTGCCGATTTAGCCGCAGTGGGAACGCGATCGCAACTACTGGGCATCCGAATGGTACTCCATCCCGATCAATTTGTGGTACTAAGTTCTGACTCGCCACAAGTCGTGGAAAACAGTATCAAAATTTTGACACAACATGCCCAAATTATGGACTTGCTCAGTTTACCGCGATCGGCTTGGGCGTGTATGAATATTCACGGAGGCAAAGCTCAGAGAACTGCGCAATTGGTGCAAGTTGTCAATCGTCTTCCAGAAGCAATTAAAAGCCGCCTCACTTTTGAAAATGACGAATATGCCTACAGTGCTGAGGAAATCTTAGCCGTTTGTCAGCAGGCAAAAGTCCCAATGGTCTTTGACGCTCACCATCACATTTGTCACGAGAAACTAGAAAGCTACGATCATCCCTCCGTAGCCGAGATGTTTTATGCTGCTAGATCGACGTGGGAAAATCCAGATTGGCAACTCGTCCACATTTCTAACGGTGAAGCAGCTTTCGGTGACAGACAGCATAGCGAATTTATTACCGTTATGCCTAGTATCTACCGAGAAGCGCCCTGGATTGAAATTGAAGCTAAGGCAAAAGAAGAAGCGATCGCGGCTTTGACCAACAACAATTGGTGA
- a CDS encoding DUF192 domain-containing protein has protein sequence MFSKISLWLVGISIFIIFTTLYLGFSWLSLQLSSPQKPQVIPILARIEAAKQRIYLEVPQTPAQEAQGLMHRTIIPRNRGILFEFNPPQTIEFSMQNILVPVDTIFLRNREIQHIEIAVPTCNQVNCPTYSSKVKVDQMVQLQARRTLELGLKTGDRLPIEFLDLDTKTFR, from the coding sequence ATGTTCTCTAAAATTTCTCTTTGGCTGGTTGGAATCTCAATATTTATTATCTTTACTACTCTTTATTTAGGCTTTTCTTGGCTATCTTTACAACTTAGTTCGCCACAAAAACCGCAAGTTATACCAATTTTAGCCAGAATTGAAGCTGCCAAGCAGAGAATTTACTTGGAAGTCCCTCAAACCCCAGCACAAGAAGCACAAGGCTTAATGCATCGTACTATAATTCCCAGAAATAGGGGAATTTTGTTTGAATTCAATCCGCCTCAAACAATCGAATTTTCCATGCAGAACATTCTTGTACCAGTCGATACAATTTTTCTGAGAAATAGGGAAATTCAGCACATTGAAATAGCTGTTCCTACCTGTAACCAAGTCAATTGTCCTACGTATAGCTCCAAGGTAAAAGTAGACCAAATGGTGCAGTTACAGGCTCGAAGAACTTTAGAGCTAGGTTTAAAAACTGGCGATCGCCTACCAATTGAGTTTCTCGACTTAGATACTAAAACTTTTCGCTGA